ATTGTAAATATTTGGTGATGGTTTGTAATTCAATTTACTCCAACAAGATAGCAAGTATTGAAGGGAAAAACCAAAATATTTACAAGTAGGTGGATAAAATTACCGCACATACCTTTCTATCCATGTCGAATGTTGTGGATACTGCTGCAAAAGAGTCTGTTTTTCTGCCAATTCAAAATCTTCAAAATCAAATGCTGGCGCAAGTGTGCAACCGACCAAAGCATAAGAATCTGCTGTGGTGACGGCTGCTGCAAACCAAGTTTGGGCGGGAATGAGTGCTTGAAAAGAGGCGTTTGGATTGGTCAGAGGGTCGCCTACTTCAATGGTCTGCAATGTGCTATCTGGATGAATCAAATAAAGGGTGACGGTGCTGCCTGCATAAAAATGCCACAATTCATCTGCCTGCAATTGATGAAAGGCAGAGAAGGACTCAGTGGTCAGTAGGAAATAAATGGCACTTGCGGCTAAACGGCTTTCTTTGAAGTGCTTGGGTAGGGCAGTGGAAGGCAAGGTAAGGGAGCTTTGGTAAGTTCGCCGAAAATAACCGCCTTCTGGATGGGCTTCTAATTGAAGGTGTTGGATGTAGTGTTGGGCTTTTGGGTGCATAAGAATAAATCAAAATTAAAATGACAATGAAAAACACACAAGGATAAACAGTTGGTTGAGAAATTTTAATTGCAAAGATACATATGCTGCTGAAAGAAAAAGAAACTTACTTTACACGGTAAACAAAGTTATTTGATAAGACAATTACAAGAGCATAGCCCTGACCCTA
This window of the Chitinophagales bacterium genome carries:
- a CDS encoding cupin domain-containing protein gives rise to the protein MHPKAQHYIQHLQLEAHPEGGYFRRTYQSSLTLPSTALPKHFKESRLAASAIYFLLTTESFSAFHQLQADELWHFYAGSTVTLYLIHPDSTLQTIEVGDPLTNPNASFQALIPAQTWFAAAVTTADSYALVGCTLAPAFDFEDFELAEKQTLLQQYPQHSTWIERYVR